One Acaryochloris marina S15 DNA segment encodes these proteins:
- a CDS encoding restriction endonuclease subunit S: MSSEKLPKGYKQTEVGVIPEDWELDTIGQSMRLINGRAFKPSDWTDQGTPIIRIQNLNDSNASFNYCSDATYIEDKHRLEVGDLVFAWSGTKGSSFGARIWPGPCGVLNQHIFKIIANKDKLTHQYAFLTLLKVQEDIEKHAHGFKASFVHVKKADLVGVQLAVPPIKEQKAIATTLSDTDALIEALEQLIAKKRHIKQGTMQELLTGKRRLPGFGEGKGYKQTEIGVIPEDWDLENFGNLVDYTKGYAFKSEEYTDCGVRIVRVSDTTFDTINNDNAVFINANSVYEYRKWKLREYDLIFSTVGSKPPMYDSLVGKAILVTQQHAGSLLNQNAVLIRAKRYSAETQCFLLNHFRTERYINYIEIIFRGNANQASITLEDLFKFKLPLPSSEEQEAIATILSDMDTEIATLEAKLIKTRQLKQGMMHNLLTGRIRLV; this comes from the coding sequence ATGAGTAGTGAGAAATTACCAAAAGGTTATAAGCAGACTGAGGTTGGGGTTATTCCAGAAGATTGGGAATTAGATACGATTGGACAATCTATGCGTCTGATAAATGGACGAGCATTCAAACCAAGTGACTGGACAGATCAAGGTACACCAATTATCAGAATTCAAAATTTAAATGATTCAAATGCTTCCTTTAATTATTGTTCTGACGCCACATACATTGAAGATAAGCATCGACTCGAAGTAGGTGATCTTGTTTTTGCCTGGTCAGGAACCAAAGGGTCATCTTTCGGAGCAAGAATATGGCCTGGGCCATGTGGAGTATTGAATCAGCATATATTTAAGATCATTGCAAATAAGGATAAACTCACACATCAATATGCGTTTCTGACTTTGCTAAAGGTTCAAGAAGATATTGAGAAACATGCACATGGCTTCAAAGCATCATTTGTACATGTTAAAAAGGCAGATTTAGTTGGTGTTCAATTAGCTGTTCCTCCGATAAAAGAACAAAAAGCGATCGCAACTACTCTAAGCGACACCGACGCCCTCATCGAAGCCTTAGAACAACTCATCGCCAAAAAGCGCCACATCAAACAAGGCACCATGCAGGAATTGCTGACAGGCAAGCGGCGATTACCAGGATTTGGGGAGGGGAAAGGTTATAAGCAGACTGAGATTGGGGTTATTCCTGAAGATTGGGATTTAGAAAATTTTGGCAATTTAGTCGATTACACAAAAGGATATGCTTTTAAGTCTGAAGAATATACAGATTGTGGAGTTCGAATCGTCAGAGTTAGTGATACAACTTTTGACACAATTAATAATGATAATGCTGTTTTTATAAATGCTAATTCAGTCTACGAATATAGGAAGTGGAAATTACGAGAGTACGATCTTATTTTCTCGACAGTTGGTTCAAAACCACCGATGTACGACTCTCTAGTTGGGAAGGCAATTTTAGTTACACAGCAGCATGCTGGTAGTTTATTGAACCAGAATGCAGTGTTGATCCGGGCCAAACGATACAGTGCAGAAACTCAGTGTTTTTTGCTGAATCATTTTCGAACCGAAAGATATATAAACTATATTGAAATAATTTTTAGAGGTAATGCTAATCAAGCTAGCATCACGCTAGAAGACTTGTTTAAGTTCAAACTACCTCTTCCCTCTTCAGAAGAACAAGAAGCGATCGCAACCATCCTCTCCGACATGGACACCGAAATCGCCACCCTCGAAGCCAAGCTAATAAAAACCCGCCAACTCAAACAAGGCATGATGCACAACCTACTCACCGGGAGGATTCGCCTCGTATGA
- a CDS encoding type I restriction endonuclease subunit R, with amino-acid sequence MSIGKPERVTQNRVVDLFRDELSYDYLGNWEYRESNSNIEDPLLTNYLNQKGYTPKQISSALYILHIEADNPNRSLYDNNKEIYSLLRYGVQVKPSASENTETVQLINWENPEQNHFAIAEEVTVYGNKEKRPDIVLYLNGIAIGVLELKNSRVSIGDGIRQSLTNQRPEFIGAFFSTVQIIFAGNDTEGLQYGAIGTPEKYFLKWKEDEQDNSRYKLDKYLLKICNKQRLLDLIHNFVLFDAGTKKLPRVHQYFGIKAAQDHVRRSEGGIIWHTQGSGKSITMVLLAKWTLANNPNARIVIVTDRDELDKQIKNVFNDAGETISRTRSGKDLMAQLGQAKPRLLCSLVHKFGKRNVKNFDQFITDLEAQPSPTVGEVFVFVDECHRTQSKRGKLHRTMKALMPDATFIGFTGTPLLKKDKATSIETFGSYIHTYKFSEAVADEIVLDLVYEARDINQTLGSEDRVDAWFEAKTKGLNDWQKAALREQWGTMQKVLSSRSRMNRVVSDIVFDFGVKPRLSNDRGNAFLVASSIYEACKYYELFQKTVFKGKCAVVTSYNPQTKHITTEDTGANTETDKEFIFNLYTELLTNITAQPNKTKTETYEDQSKELFKDQPANMKLLIVVDKLLTGFDAPSCTYLYIDKSMQDHGLFQAICRVNRLDGNDKDFGYIVDYKDLFRKVENAISVYTSDLDHGDLEGGDSEILLQDHLTKGRHRLDDAIEEIVLLCEPVQPPRDELDYIHYFCGNTELPEDLKLREPQRVALYKATAALVRAYANIADALEAAGYGPADIARIKKRLDDTLNLREIIRKASNETIDLKAYEADMRHLIDTYIEASESRKISPFDEMPLLEIIAKVGIDKAIDDLPPGLKRNNQAVAETIENNVRSTIVQESLRDPAYYAKMSALLDEIIEARQQKAIEYEDYLQQVAELVKQVDAGQSEDTPEQLNTPGRRALYNLLRQDALGIGPENDSDPSTSTDQSQEADLLECVTQIDETIRRVRPDAWRDNGGPKEQQIKTALYGILQDVDKVEQIFLIIKAQLEY; translated from the coding sequence ATGAGCATCGGCAAACCTGAACGAGTCACCCAGAATCGAGTCGTTGACCTCTTCCGCGACGAACTCAGCTACGACTACCTTGGTAATTGGGAATATCGTGAAAGCAACAGCAACATCGAAGACCCGCTACTGACCAATTACCTCAATCAAAAAGGCTATACCCCCAAGCAAATCAGCTCAGCCCTCTACATTCTGCACATAGAAGCCGATAACCCCAACCGCAGCCTCTACGACAACAACAAAGAGATCTACAGCCTGCTCCGCTATGGCGTCCAGGTCAAACCCAGTGCTAGCGAGAATACCGAAACTGTTCAACTCATCAACTGGGAGAATCCTGAGCAAAACCACTTTGCCATTGCTGAAGAAGTCACCGTCTACGGTAACAAAGAAAAACGCCCCGATATTGTCCTCTACCTCAACGGCATCGCCATCGGCGTTCTAGAACTCAAAAACAGCCGCGTCTCTATTGGTGATGGCATCCGCCAAAGCCTCACAAACCAACGTCCTGAATTCATCGGAGCCTTCTTCAGCACCGTCCAGATCATCTTCGCAGGCAACGACACCGAAGGGCTTCAATACGGTGCAATCGGTACCCCCGAGAAATACTTCCTCAAATGGAAGGAAGACGAACAAGACAACAGCCGTTACAAACTCGACAAGTACCTGCTCAAAATCTGCAACAAACAGCGCCTCCTCGACCTTATCCATAACTTTGTCCTCTTCGACGCAGGTACTAAAAAACTGCCTCGCGTTCACCAATACTTCGGCATCAAAGCCGCCCAAGACCATGTGCGTCGTTCAGAAGGCGGCATCATCTGGCACACCCAAGGCAGTGGCAAAAGCATTACGATGGTCCTCCTCGCTAAATGGACCCTCGCCAATAACCCCAACGCCCGTATCGTCATCGTCACCGACCGTGACGAACTTGATAAACAAATCAAAAACGTTTTCAACGATGCCGGTGAAACCATCTCCCGTACCCGCAGCGGTAAAGACCTGATGGCCCAACTCGGCCAAGCCAAGCCTCGCCTCCTCTGCTCCCTGGTTCATAAATTCGGCAAACGCAACGTCAAAAACTTCGATCAGTTCATCACAGATCTAGAAGCGCAACCCAGTCCCACCGTGGGCGAAGTCTTTGTCTTTGTCGATGAATGCCACCGCACCCAAAGCAAAAGGGGTAAACTCCACCGCACCATGAAAGCCCTGATGCCCGACGCCACCTTCATCGGCTTCACCGGCACCCCCCTCCTCAAAAAAGACAAAGCCACCAGCATCGAAACCTTTGGCAGCTATATCCACACCTACAAGTTCAGCGAAGCCGTTGCTGATGAAATTGTCCTCGATCTAGTCTACGAAGCCCGTGATATCAACCAAACACTCGGTTCTGAAGATAGAGTCGATGCCTGGTTCGAAGCCAAAACCAAAGGTCTCAACGACTGGCAAAAAGCCGCTCTGCGAGAACAGTGGGGCACCATGCAAAAAGTTCTCAGCTCCCGCTCCCGCATGAATCGGGTGGTCAGTGATATCGTCTTCGACTTTGGTGTCAAACCCCGCCTCAGCAATGATCGTGGCAACGCTTTCCTCGTTGCCTCCAGCATCTACGAAGCCTGCAAGTACTACGAACTCTTCCAAAAGACCGTCTTCAAAGGCAAATGTGCCGTCGTCACCTCCTACAATCCCCAAACTAAACACATCACCACTGAAGACACCGGAGCCAACACTGAAACGGATAAAGAGTTTATCTTCAACCTCTACACCGAGCTGCTCACCAACATCACTGCCCAACCCAATAAGACTAAAACCGAAACCTACGAAGACCAATCCAAAGAGCTTTTTAAAGACCAGCCCGCCAACATGAAGCTGCTGATCGTCGTCGATAAACTGCTCACCGGTTTTGATGCCCCGAGCTGCACCTACCTCTACATCGACAAAAGCATGCAGGACCACGGCCTCTTCCAGGCCATCTGTCGTGTCAATCGTTTAGATGGCAATGATAAAGACTTTGGCTACATCGTCGATTACAAAGACCTGTTCCGCAAAGTTGAAAACGCCATCTCGGTCTACACCTCCGACCTCGACCACGGCGACCTCGAAGGCGGTGACTCTGAAATTCTATTGCAAGACCACCTCACCAAAGGTCGCCATCGTCTGGATGATGCCATCGAAGAGATTGTCCTTCTGTGTGAACCGGTCCAACCTCCTCGGGACGAACTCGACTATATCCACTACTTCTGTGGCAATACTGAACTCCCAGAAGACCTCAAACTTCGTGAACCCCAGCGGGTTGCTCTTTACAAAGCCACAGCCGCCCTCGTCCGAGCCTATGCCAACATCGCCGATGCCTTAGAAGCCGCAGGCTACGGCCCAGCGGACATCGCCCGCATCAAAAAACGACTCGATGACACCCTCAACCTCCGGGAAATCATCCGCAAAGCCAGCAATGAAACCATCGATCTCAAAGCCTATGAAGCGGATATGCGCCACCTGATCGACACCTACATCGAAGCCAGTGAATCCCGCAAAATCTCACCCTTCGATGAGATGCCGTTACTAGAGATTATCGCCAAAGTTGGCATCGACAAAGCCATTGATGACCTACCTCCAGGTCTGAAGCGCAATAACCAAGCCGTCGCTGAAACCATTGAGAATAACGTCCGCAGCACCATCGTCCAAGAAAGCCTCCGTGACCCTGCCTACTATGCCAAAATGTCCGCTCTCCTCGACGAGATTATTGAAGCGCGCCAACAGAAAGCGATTGAGTACGAAGACTATTTGCAGCAGGTTGCAGAACTGGTCAAACAAGTGGATGCAGGCCAATCTGAGGATACCCCGGAGCAACTTAACACCCCCGGTCGTCGAGCACTGTATAACCTATTAAGACAAGATGCCCTCGGCATAGGTCCAGAGAATGACTCAGATCCTTCTACCTCCACCGACCAGTCACAGGAAGCCGACCTTCTGGAATGCGTTACCCAAATCGATGAGACGATCAGGAGAGTGCGCCCCGACGCATGGCGAGACAACGGGGGTCCAAAAGAGCAGCAGATTAAAACCGCACTTTATGGGATTCTTCAAGATGTTGATAAAGTTGAACAGATTTTTCTGATTATCAAGGCGCAACTAGAGTATTAG
- a CDS encoding M48 family metallopeptidase, translated as MDERQTIELGDITVDVVKKDIKNLHLSVYPPNGNVRISAPQRMDLATIRLFAVSKLRWIKQEQRKQRAQEREAPREYLNRESHYLWGKRYLLDVVEKDAPPNLNHNHSQMTLQVRPGADAAKKRAIIDESYRQQLKSAIPPLIAKWEQLMGVTVADFTVRKMKTKWGSCSPESRTIRFNLDLAKKPPAFLEYVVVHEMVHLLEPTHNSHFIALMDKFMPKWKFYRDVLNRLPLSYKRWDK; from the coding sequence ATGGATGAAAGACAAACCATCGAACTGGGCGATATCACCGTAGACGTCGTGAAAAAGGACATCAAGAATCTCCACCTCAGCGTCTATCCCCCCAACGGCAATGTGCGGATCTCAGCACCGCAGCGAATGGATCTAGCCACCATCCGCCTCTTTGCTGTCTCTAAACTGCGATGGATTAAACAGGAACAGCGTAAGCAACGCGCTCAAGAACGGGAAGCCCCCCGCGAATACCTCAACCGGGAAAGTCACTATCTGTGGGGCAAACGCTATCTCCTAGACGTAGTGGAGAAGGATGCTCCCCCTAACCTCAATCACAACCATAGCCAAATGACCCTGCAAGTCCGCCCAGGGGCCGATGCCGCTAAGAAGCGTGCCATCATTGATGAGTCCTATCGTCAGCAACTCAAGTCAGCCATCCCTCCCTTGATCGCTAAATGGGAACAGCTTATGGGGGTGACAGTGGCTGACTTCACCGTCAGGAAGATGAAAACTAAATGGGGAAGCTGTAGTCCAGAGTCAAGAACGATTCGGTTCAATCTAGACTTAGCGAAGAAGCCCCCTGCTTTTCTTGAATATGTGGTTGTTCATGAGATGGTTCACTTGTTAGAGCCAACCCATAACTCCCATTTCATCGCATTGATGGATAAATTCATGCCCAAATGGAAGTTTTATAGAGACGTCCTGAACCGTCTGCCCCTCTCTTATAAACGTTGGGACAAGTAG
- a CDS encoding D-alanyl-D-alanine carboxypeptidase family protein, whose protein sequence is MKQKLLAFFLASLPSLTQIAPVLAQQQQQTAALSPDTPVNLPGLYYDPDPGPSPTFQQLTSAEQAGYVEIPPLPNGVQLPYQIDRAWPQGATPDQILKFGDLQQNPVTAGFTKLTLRDISAQQGTNIAGVPIGDVPLVYGLTVDEVDNLYTKLNNGEKVTVDDAAPAIQAALGVLHDPSQAGKHLQQAALSTGQKVLITKLSKIPALKGIPLQDLTRGNWQGVISKAEQIELAGIGKKIGPTLKKLPVNQIVPLVGDVINGNWQQVRKRAQAYILAKGTNIAVKEVIKAVPELKDLPLGAVPDLVNQPIEQTLPKIADLAIEEIPGVEDELINSVPGLSEIPVNKLPFGLAFSFLAGDLFARFDIAYSGVEGPEEPSVQHALSGGSEDQKFRPIKCTLGKTKNQRADNCPHFEMRKFISSPLAQVTGDDDIEGKQWVQGHSKGKNGQGVKGGKGLMKWVNGGWEPAGIHPFGTGSNTKFVLKNIKEYPDKPSTARLHLAIQFCYSIPILGEQCTPHFIVIPTPFTVREGGLFLVASRRSLPAEIAKFRDRALTAAGLSQVYCDPNQLIAASGQSDVSPSNSKYGHLAYAENTGQLVNVISVDGVQETLAPDAAQAFEQLRADAAAQGLDIKAVSGFRSVSHQQANWDRKLANQSAEEVAKSVAPPGYSEHHTGLAVDVGNNQNASLNESWAQTPEYAWMQANAGKYGFELSFPQGNSQGVIFEPWHWRFVGTSQAQQTFANAAGSQNKGTTASSNGVLQPIDGASGAPQLQGIPGRPGSVSRQGSTTSTPADPDHNLRQYLARIRIGESTDGTNWKPNSETGAYGIYQFTPESRTSLLQRTGIDGWTRDRAVAAQAAVEWIKIIGAEKNVDLMAAIQRGDFALADRVLRPLQWPSLPGGPQQSAVWSNPANFEKYGPTGDASTNEPVGVASRRLPCRPSNGPGQSNIDNSNFVQGSGVASGRLSDPLAKYDYKLTSNYGPRISPTTGRQSFHHGIDLAHYEGTPFVAADGGVVVESKWNGLYGNWILIDHGNGLATWYGHNKVNYVKAGDTVDPGQPIGEVGSTGGSTGPHIDLGVIEGYVTGDRNSGVEVDPRKHFNLPPVGTFNTPQ, encoded by the coding sequence ATGAAACAGAAACTACTTGCATTTTTCCTGGCTAGCCTGCCCTCCTTAACGCAGATAGCCCCTGTCCTTGCTCAGCAACAGCAACAGACGGCTGCACTCAGCCCGGATACTCCAGTCAACTTACCGGGCCTCTACTATGACCCAGACCCTGGCCCTTCCCCGACATTCCAGCAGCTCACGAGTGCAGAGCAGGCAGGGTATGTTGAAATCCCACCCTTACCCAATGGGGTGCAGCTTCCCTACCAGATTGATCGGGCATGGCCCCAGGGGGCAACTCCTGACCAAATCCTCAAATTTGGAGACTTGCAGCAGAACCCTGTCACGGCTGGGTTTACCAAGCTCACCTTGAGAGATATTTCCGCTCAGCAAGGGACAAATATCGCTGGGGTGCCCATTGGAGATGTGCCCCTCGTTTATGGCCTGACGGTTGATGAAGTCGATAACCTCTACACCAAGCTCAACAATGGCGAGAAAGTCACCGTTGATGATGCCGCCCCTGCCATTCAAGCAGCATTAGGAGTGTTGCATGACCCGTCTCAAGCGGGGAAGCACCTTCAGCAAGCGGCACTGTCCACGGGCCAGAAAGTTTTGATTACTAAGCTCAGTAAGATTCCCGCTCTCAAAGGCATTCCTCTCCAAGACCTAACGCGGGGGAACTGGCAGGGGGTAATTTCTAAGGCTGAGCAGATTGAGTTAGCGGGCATTGGTAAGAAGATTGGCCCAACGCTCAAGAAGCTGCCCGTCAATCAGATTGTCCCTCTCGTCGGTGATGTCATTAATGGCAACTGGCAACAGGTGAGGAAGCGGGCGCAAGCCTACATTCTGGCAAAGGGGACGAATATTGCTGTCAAGGAAGTGATCAAGGCTGTCCCAGAGCTGAAAGATTTACCCTTGGGCGCGGTTCCCGATCTCGTCAATCAGCCCATTGAGCAGACCCTACCCAAGATTGCTGACTTGGCGATTGAGGAAATACCTGGGGTAGAGGATGAACTGATCAACTCTGTTCCGGGTCTGTCTGAGATTCCAGTCAATAAGCTGCCCTTTGGCTTGGCCTTTAGCTTCCTTGCTGGGGACTTATTTGCCCGATTTGATATCGCCTACAGTGGCGTAGAAGGACCAGAGGAGCCATCCGTTCAACATGCCTTATCGGGTGGCAGTGAAGACCAGAAGTTTAGACCGATTAAATGCACCCTTGGCAAAACCAAAAACCAGAGAGCAGACAACTGTCCTCACTTTGAGATGCGGAAGTTTATTAGCTCTCCTCTCGCCCAAGTAACGGGGGATGATGATATTGAAGGTAAGCAATGGGTACAGGGGCACTCCAAGGGCAAGAACGGTCAAGGCGTGAAGGGTGGTAAGGGACTCATGAAGTGGGTGAATGGGGGTTGGGAACCTGCAGGCATCCATCCCTTTGGTACAGGCTCCAATACTAAGTTTGTGTTGAAGAATATTAAAGAATATCCTGATAAGCCCAGCACGGCGAGGCTGCATCTTGCCATCCAGTTCTGCTACTCCATCCCGATTCTGGGAGAGCAGTGTACCCCCCACTTCATTGTGATCCCCACACCGTTCACCGTCCGGGAAGGGGGCTTGTTCCTAGTGGCGAGTCGAAGAAGTCTGCCTGCTGAGATTGCCAAGTTCAGAGACCGGGCGTTGACGGCAGCGGGCCTCAGTCAGGTGTACTGTGACCCCAATCAGCTTATTGCCGCGTCGGGCCAGAGTGATGTCTCTCCATCGAATTCAAAATATGGTCACTTAGCCTATGCAGAAAACACGGGTCAATTGGTCAACGTGATCTCCGTCGATGGAGTACAGGAAACCCTAGCCCCAGATGCAGCCCAAGCCTTTGAGCAACTGAGAGCAGATGCAGCGGCTCAAGGGTTGGATATTAAAGCAGTATCAGGCTTCCGATCCGTGTCTCATCAGCAGGCTAATTGGGATAGAAAGTTGGCGAACCAATCTGCTGAAGAAGTTGCCAAGTCAGTTGCTCCACCTGGATATAGTGAGCACCACACGGGTCTAGCGGTGGATGTAGGCAACAACCAGAATGCCAGCCTGAATGAGTCTTGGGCACAGACACCTGAATATGCCTGGATGCAAGCCAATGCCGGGAAGTACGGGTTTGAGTTGTCATTTCCCCAGGGGAATAGCCAAGGCGTTATATTTGAGCCTTGGCACTGGCGGTTTGTGGGGACAAGTCAGGCGCAACAGACCTTTGCGAATGCGGCTGGGAGTCAGAATAAAGGTACTACTGCGTCATCTAATGGCGTCCTTCAACCGATTGATGGAGCGTCAGGTGCGCCGCAATTGCAGGGTATTCCGGGTAGACCAGGTTCAGTGAGTCGCCAGGGAAGCACAACCTCAACCCCTGCTGATCCTGACCATAATCTCAGGCAGTATCTCGCCCGAATCAGAATAGGCGAAAGCACTGACGGGACCAATTGGAAGCCCAATTCTGAGACAGGCGCTTACGGTATTTACCAGTTCACTCCAGAGTCTAGAACTAGTCTTCTGCAACGAACAGGAATAGATGGCTGGACACGAGACCGAGCGGTTGCGGCTCAAGCAGCGGTGGAGTGGATCAAGATTATTGGTGCTGAGAAGAATGTGGATCTGATGGCCGCGATTCAGAGAGGGGATTTTGCCCTGGCGGATCGGGTGTTGAGGCCACTACAGTGGCCTTCGCTGCCGGGTGGTCCTCAACAAAGTGCAGTTTGGAGCAATCCAGCGAATTTTGAGAAATATGGTCCGACTGGGGATGCTTCAACGAATGAGCCTGTTGGTGTGGCGTCTAGGAGGTTGCCTTGTAGACCTAGTAATGGCCCTGGTCAGAGCAACATTGACAATAGTAATTTTGTACAGGGTTCGGGGGTTGCGTCAGGTAGGCTTTCCGATCCCTTGGCTAAGTACGATTACAAGCTGACAAGTAATTACGGCCCAAGAATTAGCCCAACCACAGGAAGGCAAAGCTTCCATCATGGAATCGACCTTGCCCATTATGAGGGGACACCTTTTGTCGCTGCGGATGGCGGGGTAGTTGTCGAGAGTAAATGGAACGGCCTTTATGGAAACTGGATCCTGATTGACCACGGGAACGGCTTGGCTACCTGGTATGGCCACAACAAAGTTAATTACGTAAAAGCGGGGGATACTGTAGATCCCGGCCAACCAATCGGGGAAGTTGGATCAACAGGAGGATCAACAGGGCCTCACATTGATTTAGGCGTAATCGAAGGCTACGTTACTGGCGATCGCAACTCGGGAGTAGAGGTAGATCCCCGTAAACATTTCAATCTGCCCCCTGTAGGGACTTTTAACACACCACAATAA
- a CDS encoding NACHT domain-containing NTPase — MLKQVVKRLEDSLHHKIRIDLMGEVQRQRIGKGNLQPDQEKETDKSPDNFINRTLNLFKKTTPPKPVSDHTSTLELFEEEDIQGRLLILGEPGSGKTNELLVLAKDLLTQAKHSPEKPIPVIFELSEWNAELEFADWLSQQLLKKYSIPLVISKHWIEHKQLLPLLDGLDELRRVDKDDEVTSEDLDKRRIAQQIQCVRKINAFLDNFSLPLIVCCRRKEYEALEAQNEYLKRLNGAIYLQALEDKQIQEYLQRLDRASLWDALQSQPELLELAHSPLFLIILVVAYQGKNIHSSEDLLDEYIHKQVHDLNNQGAYPPGKEPTPEETHYYLSWLATKLDFEETTEFLIEQLQPSWVDIPKARKQYRLMVGLSFGLSVGLSVGLIVGLSVGLIFGLIFGLIFGLIGGLIFGLSGGLSGELSGIKTKEKLSFSWSSSFRGLSVGLIFGLIGGLIFGLIGGLIFGLSGGLIFGLIFGLSVGLSVGLIGGIKTSEIDVRDKINPNQGIKDSLKNGLIGGLSVGLIFGLSVGLIFGLIFGLSVGLSVGLIGGLSFGLIGGLIGGLSVGLSFGLIVGLIGGLIGGLKTVLQHISLRIVLYQSGVAPWNYARFLEHAENHRFIQRTGGRYRFVHDLLRKRFAATLKES, encoded by the coding sequence TTGCTCAAGCAGGTTGTAAAACGCTTGGAAGACTCCCTACATCACAAGATTCGGATTGATTTGATGGGGGAGGTGCAAAGACAAAGGATTGGAAAGGGTAATTTACAACCTGATCAAGAAAAAGAAACCGACAAATCTCCTGATAATTTCATCAACCGCACACTCAATCTTTTTAAGAAAACCACTCCACCCAAACCTGTTAGTGATCACACCTCAACGCTAGAACTCTTTGAAGAGGAAGATATTCAGGGGCGTTTATTGATTTTAGGTGAACCCGGTTCTGGCAAGACAAATGAGCTGCTAGTACTAGCTAAAGATCTACTTACTCAAGCAAAGCATTCCCCAGAAAAGCCAATTCCAGTGATTTTTGAACTATCTGAGTGGAATGCAGAACTGGAGTTTGCTGATTGGCTTAGTCAGCAACTGCTTAAAAAGTACAGCATTCCTTTGGTTATCTCAAAGCACTGGATCGAACACAAGCAGTTGCTTCCTCTTCTGGATGGCTTAGACGAATTGAGAAGAGTGGATAAAGACGATGAAGTCACATCAGAAGATCTAGATAAACGCCGAATAGCACAACAGATTCAATGTGTACGAAAAATCAATGCTTTTCTAGATAATTTCTCTTTACCCCTTATTGTGTGTTGTCGGCGTAAGGAATATGAAGCTCTCGAAGCACAAAATGAATATCTAAAGCGCTTAAATGGAGCGATTTACCTACAAGCACTTGAAGATAAGCAGATCCAAGAATATCTTCAGAGATTAGACCGAGCCTCATTATGGGATGCACTTCAAAGTCAGCCTGAACTCCTGGAATTAGCTCATTCACCATTATTTTTGATTATTTTGGTGGTTGCATATCAGGGGAAAAACATTCATAGCTCAGAAGATTTGCTTGATGAATATATCCATAAGCAAGTTCATGATCTAAACAATCAAGGAGCATACCCTCCAGGGAAAGAACCTACACCAGAGGAAACACATTATTACCTGAGTTGGTTAGCGACCAAACTAGATTTTGAGGAAACAACAGAATTTCTAATCGAGCAACTGCAACCTTCATGGGTTGATATCCCCAAAGCTCGTAAACAGTATCGCTTGATGGTCGGGCTGAGTTTCGGGCTGAGTGTCGGGCTGAGTGTCGGGCTGATTGTCGGGCTGAGTGTCGGGCTGATTTTCGGGCTGATTTTCGGGCTGATTTTCGGGCTGATTGGAGGGCTGATTTTCGGGCTGAGTGGAGGGCTGAGTGGGGAACTGAGTGGTATAAAAACAAAAGAGAAGCTAAGCTTCTCTTGGAGTAGTTCCTTTCGTGGGCTGAGTGTCGGGCTGATTTTCGGGCTGATTGGAGGGCTGATTTTCGGGCTGATTGGAGGGCTGATTTTCGGGCTGAGTGGAGGGCTGATTTTCGGGCTGATTTTCGGGCTGAGTGTCGGGCTGAGTGTCGGGCTGATTGGAGGAATAAAAACTTCTGAAATTGATGTTCGAGATAAAATAAATCCTAATCAAGGAATTAAAGACTCTCTCAAAAATGGGCTGATTGGAGGGCTGAGTGTCGGGCTAATTTTCGGGCTGAGTGTCGGGCTGATTTTCGGGCTGATTTTCGGGCTGAGTGTCGGGCTGAGTGTCGGGCTGATTGGAGGGCTGAGTTTCGGGCTGATTGGAGGGCTGATTGGAGGGCTGAGTGTCGGGCTGAGTTTCGGGTTGATTGTCGGGCTGATTGGAGGGCTGATTGGAGGGCTGAAAACGGTTTTACAACACATTTCCTTGCGTATAGTCCTCTACCAATCAGGAGTAGCCCCCTGGAACTACGCAAGGTTCCTCGAACATGCAGAAAACCATCGGTTCATTCAGCGAACTGGTGGGCGTTACCGTTTTGTCCATGACCTGCTTCGCAAACGTTTCGCTGCAACTTTGAAAGAGAGTTAG